A stretch of the Thiomicrorhabdus xiamenensis genome encodes the following:
- a CDS encoding efflux RND transporter periplasmic adaptor subunit: MNKLVKRLIPILIVGVAIALFIYMKNSKPQQPPVEVKEKVWMVNGVSVSLENLAAVQTLYGVVESNALVKASAPISAVVEKVAVLPGDEVKKGEMLVALSSEDLRLPVDQARADVADARAQLKLQQLTIKANQKRLLHEQKVLELKKEALARAKTLLKKNLASQSVVDAAKEALVKQEYTVVGVQLAVEQSDSQISQVQARLQKAQAALDQAKLNQQRGVVYAPFDGRIAEVNVSVGDRVNVGSLLVSFYALESMELKAKLPVSSLAQAEKALLSKQRLIAEYEMAGSPLQLNLLRLAGEASTSGVDAYFSMPDALYGKRPGELMEVYFRGREMHQVAAVPYSAIYGNDRIYLIENERLRSVQIELKGEVMRNGKLMALIASAELQDGIKVLTTHLPNAINGLKVSEVSP; this comes from the coding sequence ATGAACAAACTGGTTAAACGACTGATTCCGATTCTTATTGTTGGCGTTGCCATTGCGCTTTTTATCTATATGAAAAACTCCAAGCCGCAACAACCGCCGGTTGAGGTGAAAGAGAAAGTATGGATGGTTAATGGCGTCTCGGTATCGCTGGAAAATCTGGCCGCGGTGCAGACGTTATATGGCGTGGTGGAGTCGAACGCTTTGGTTAAAGCGTCGGCACCGATTTCCGCCGTGGTGGAAAAGGTTGCGGTTCTGCCGGGGGATGAAGTTAAGAAAGGTGAAATGTTGGTTGCGCTTTCCTCCGAAGATTTGCGTTTGCCGGTGGATCAGGCGCGCGCCGACGTGGCGGATGCCAGAGCGCAGCTAAAACTGCAGCAACTGACCATTAAAGCCAATCAAAAGCGTCTGTTGCATGAGCAGAAGGTTTTGGAATTGAAGAAAGAGGCGCTGGCTCGGGCCAAGACTTTGCTGAAAAAGAATCTGGCGTCGCAGTCGGTTGTGGATGCCGCCAAGGAGGCGCTCGTCAAACAGGAATATACGGTTGTCGGTGTTCAGTTGGCGGTAGAGCAGAGTGACTCGCAAATTTCACAGGTTCAGGCGCGCCTGCAAAAAGCGCAGGCAGCGCTGGATCAGGCTAAACTCAATCAGCAGCGCGGGGTGGTGTACGCGCCGTTCGACGGACGCATCGCAGAAGTGAATGTCAGTGTCGGCGACCGCGTCAATGTCGGATCGCTGCTGGTCAGCTTTTATGCGCTGGAGAGTATGGAGCTGAAAGCGAAATTGCCGGTGAGCAGCCTGGCACAGGCGGAAAAAGCGCTTTTGTCTAAACAGCGTCTGATTGCCGAATACGAAATGGCGGGCAGTCCATTGCAATTGAATCTGCTGCGCTTGGCCGGAGAGGCTTCAACCAGCGGCGTGGATGCGTATTTTTCCATGCCGGATGCTCTATACGGCAAGCGTCCGGGGGAGTTGATGGAAGTGTATTTTAGAGGTCGGGAAATGCATCAGGTGGCGGCCGTGCCTTATAGTGCGATTTACGGTAATGACCGGATTTATCTGATTGAAAACGAACGACTGCGTTCGGTTCAGATCGAATTGAAGGGTGAGGTGATGCGCAATGGTAAATTGATGGCTTTGATTGCTTCCGCCGAATTACAGGATGGCATCAAGGTGCTGACGACGCATTTACCAAACGCAATTAACGGCTTGAAAGTGTCTGAGGTGTCGCCATGA